A genomic region of Blattabacterium cuenoti contains the following coding sequences:
- a CDS encoding valine--tRNA ligase, translating to MDISMKYDPKSVEKKRYHYWMKENYFSSYPDDRIPYAIVMPPPNVTGVLHIGHMLNNTIQDVLIRYARMKGYNTCWIPGTDHASIATEAKVVHQLKKRGLSKIFLGREKFLYYVMKWSKKHKNIIFNQLKKLGCSCDWNRTQFTMSPKLSQSVTKVFIDLYDQGYIYRGYHVVNWDPEAQTTLSNEEVLYKEHIGKLYYLKYKIKGEENYVTVATTRPETIFGDTAICFHPDDKRYYHLKGKYVKIPIVNRYIPIIQDSYVDPNFGTGCLKITPAHDIHDKNIADKHKLEIIDIFNKNATLNEKGLHYKGMDRFKVRKKIIEELNELEVIKNIEKLNHKIGLSERTLSVVEQRLSLQWFLKMKKISIPAIEAIKNGDIQFYPNNFCKTYFKWMNQIHDWNISRQLWWGHRIPVYYYGNKIDNFVVAENLEKALEKARYKSKNPYLTHNEIWQDSDVLDTWFSSWILPLSVFDGIHHPNNPEISYYYPTEEIVTGSDILFFWIARMIMSGFLLKGSKPFKRVYFTGIIRDYENNKISKSLNNYTNPIDLINKYGADAVRMGLMLKNSVGKDFHFEDKICLQGRNFSNKIWNAFRLIQSWKVTKNKCISNSSLFAIKWFKNRFYYVLNIFDKYFLEYKLDESLMILYKLIWYDFCSFFLEGIKPINGNKCIPELVYLNAVEFFENILKLLHPYMPFISEEIWNLIKKRKPKEALIVSSWPEKKYYDYDILVSFEKATKIISKIRNIRNQNHISHKKSLVLFSIRKKEKEYDSIILKLANLEKIISVSKKPENIPFFSFFLDTDQFFLSLDSKDKKFHMNHMDIVKIENKIQYFCNLLSIIRKNLYNDKYVASVPENLLIKERKKESDTLNKIMKLKEYLEYLKKHLI from the coding sequence ATGGATATTTCAATGAAATACGATCCAAAGTCGGTAGAAAAAAAAAGATATCATTATTGGATGAAAGAAAATTATTTTTCATCTTATCCAGATGATCGAATTCCTTATGCTATAGTAATGCCTCCTCCAAATGTAACTGGAGTTCTTCATATAGGTCATATGCTAAATAATACTATACAGGATGTTTTAATTCGATATGCAAGAATGAAAGGATATAATACTTGTTGGATTCCGGGAACGGATCATGCATCCATTGCTACAGAGGCTAAAGTTGTACATCAGTTAAAAAAAAGAGGTTTATCTAAGATTTTTTTAGGAAGAGAGAAATTTTTGTATTATGTGATGAAATGGTCTAAAAAACATAAAAACATTATTTTTAATCAACTTAAAAAATTGGGATGTTCATGTGATTGGAATCGTACTCAATTTACGATGAGTCCAAAATTATCTCAATCTGTAACGAAAGTTTTTATTGATTTATATGATCAGGGATATATATACAGAGGGTACCATGTTGTCAATTGGGATCCAGAAGCTCAAACAACTCTTTCTAATGAAGAAGTTCTTTATAAAGAACATATTGGAAAACTTTATTATTTAAAATATAAAATAAAAGGAGAAGAAAACTATGTTACTGTAGCTACAACCCGTCCTGAAACCATATTTGGTGATACAGCAATTTGTTTTCATCCTGACGATAAACGTTATTATCATTTAAAAGGAAAATATGTTAAAATACCAATAGTAAATAGATATATTCCAATTATACAGGATTCATATGTAGATCCAAATTTTGGAACTGGATGTTTAAAGATCACCCCCGCTCATGATATACATGACAAAAATATAGCAGATAAACATAAATTAGAAATAATTGACATTTTCAATAAAAATGCGACTTTAAATGAAAAAGGTCTTCATTATAAAGGGATGGATCGTTTTAAAGTAAGAAAAAAAATCATAGAAGAACTCAATGAGTTAGAAGTTATTAAAAATATAGAAAAACTGAATCATAAAATAGGGTTATCGGAACGAACTTTATCAGTAGTTGAACAAAGACTATCTCTTCAATGGTTTTTAAAAATGAAAAAAATATCTATTCCTGCTATAGAAGCTATAAAAAATGGAGATATTCAATTTTATCCTAATAACTTTTGTAAAACTTATTTTAAATGGATGAATCAAATTCATGATTGGAATATATCTAGACAATTATGGTGGGGGCATCGTATTCCAGTTTATTATTATGGTAATAAAATTGATAATTTTGTAGTTGCAGAAAATTTAGAAAAAGCATTAGAAAAAGCAAGATATAAAAGTAAAAATCCATATTTAACTCATAATGAAATATGGCAAGATTCGGATGTTTTAGATACCTGGTTTTCTTCTTGGATATTACCTTTATCTGTATTTGATGGAATTCATCATCCTAATAATCCTGAAATTAGTTATTATTATCCTACGGAGGAGATAGTGACAGGTTCAGATATATTATTTTTTTGGATTGCACGTATGATTATGTCTGGTTTTTTATTGAAAGGGTCTAAACCCTTCAAAAGGGTTTATTTTACTGGAATTATTAGAGATTATGAAAATAATAAAATATCAAAATCATTAAATAATTATACAAATCCTATAGATTTAATTAATAAATATGGGGCCGATGCTGTTCGTATGGGGCTTATGCTTAAGAATAGTGTAGGAAAAGATTTTCATTTTGAAGATAAAATATGTTTACAAGGAAGAAATTTTTCTAATAAAATATGGAACGCTTTTCGTTTAATTCAAAGTTGGAAAGTTACAAAAAATAAATGTATTTCTAATTCTTCTTTATTTGCTATTAAGTGGTTTAAAAATCGTTTTTATTATGTTTTGAATATATTTGATAAATATTTTTTAGAATATAAATTAGATGAATCATTAATGATTTTATATAAATTAATTTGGTATGATTTTTGTTCTTTTTTTCTTGAAGGAATTAAACCTATTAATGGGAATAAATGTATTCCAGAATTGGTGTATTTAAATGCTGTTGAATTTTTTGAAAATATATTGAAATTATTACATCCATATATGCCATTTATTTCAGAAGAAATTTGGAATCTTATTAAAAAAAGAAAACCGAAAGAAGCTTTAATTGTTTCTTCTTGGCCTGAAAAAAAATATTATGATTATGATATTTTAGTTTCTTTTGAAAAAGCGACCAAAATAATATCTAAAATACGTAATATTAGAAATCAAAATCATATTTCTCATAAAAAAAGTCTTGTTTTATTTTCTATAAGAAAAAAAGAAAAAGAATATGATTCCATTATCTTAAAGTTAGCTAACTTAGAGAAAATAATTTCTGTATCAAAAAAACCAGAAAATATACCGTTTTTCTCTTTTTTTTTAGATACAGATCAATTTTTTTTATCTTTAGATTCGAAAGATAAAAAGTTCCATATGAATCATATGGACATTGTTAAAATTGAAAATAAAATTCAATATTTTTGTAATTTATTATCTATAATTAGAAAAAATTTATATAATGATAAATACGTAGCTTCTGTTCCAGAAAATTTACTTATTAAAGAAAGAAAAAAAGAGAGTGATACATTAAATAAAATAATGAAACTAAAGGAGTATTTAGAATATTTAAAGAAACATTTAATATAA
- a CDS encoding dihydrofolate reductase gives MKIVLIAAVSKNGFIGKNNQLMWHLPNDLKRFKDFTTGEIILMGRKTFESIGKILPKRKNIILTKKNFLYSKNVRIVSSIKQIENLTYKKIFVIGGEKTYSSIIEKADIIELTLVHKKFDGDAKFPKIETNKWNKIYEFFYEKDKNHLFNYSFIKFERKK, from the coding sequence ATGAAAATAGTTCTTATTGCTGCTGTTTCAAAAAATGGATTCATAGGGAAAAATAATCAATTAATGTGGCATTTACCTAATGATTTAAAACGTTTTAAAGATTTCACCACTGGTGAAATAATTTTGATGGGAAGAAAAACTTTTGAATCTATTGGAAAAATACTTCCGAAAAGAAAAAATATTATACTCACAAAAAAAAACTTTTTATACTCAAAAAATGTTAGAATTGTTTCTTCTATTAAACAAATAGAAAATTTAACATACAAAAAAATATTTGTTATAGGAGGAGAAAAAACATATTCCTCCATAATTGAAAAAGCAGATATTATAGAACTAACACTAGTTCATAAAAAATTTGATGGAGATGCTAAATTTCCAAAAATAGAGACTAACAAGTGGAATAAAATATATGAATTTTTTTATGAAAAAGATAAAAATCATTTATTTAACTACAGCTTTATTAAATTTGAAAGAAAAAAATAA
- a CDS encoding bifunctional nuclease family protein produces MDQFIRLAVRGISLSQIQSGIYVLLLEEESGKIKLPIIIESLQAQSIASALGKRDPYRSFTHDLFLSLAKEFNIKLKAVVIYKLVNGIFFSYILLEGDYIEKEGKKIEKKEHKIDSKTSDAVALAVRFQAPIYTTREIFDKAGIYFENGAPKEKENDTSETEMENSALLFFKEKSQQDLENMTERDLNALLNHAVVNECYELAARIKKELDRRE; encoded by the coding sequence ATGGATCAATTTATTAGATTAGCTGTACGAGGAATCTCCTTAAGTCAAATACAATCTGGGATATATGTTTTATTGCTTGAAGAAGAATCTGGAAAAATAAAACTTCCGATTATTATAGAAAGTCTGCAAGCTCAGTCTATTGCTTCTGCTTTAGGAAAAAGAGATCCATATAGATCTTTTACACATGATTTATTTCTTTCTTTAGCAAAAGAATTTAATATTAAATTAAAAGCAGTAGTTATATATAAACTAGTAAATGGAATATTTTTTTCTTATATTTTGTTAGAAGGAGATTACATAGAAAAAGAAGGAAAAAAAATAGAGAAAAAAGAACACAAAATAGATTCAAAAACATCAGATGCTGTGGCTTTAGCAGTCCGATTTCAAGCTCCTATTTATACAACAAGAGAAATTTTTGATAAAGCTGGTATATATTTTGAAAATGGGGCTCCTAAAGAAAAAGAAAATGATACTTCTGAAACAGAAATGGAAAATAGTGCTCTTCTTTTTTTTAAAGAAAAAAGTCAACAAGATTTAGAGAATATGACAGAAAGAGATTTAAACGCTTTATTAAATCATGCGGTAGTCAATGAATGTTATGAGCTTGCAGCACGAATAAAAAAGGAATTGGATAGAAGAGAATAA
- a CDS encoding pyruvate dehydrogenase complex E1 component subunit beta: MKTKSFREVIAEAMSEEMRRDDRVYLMGEEVAQYDGAYKASKGMLKEFGAQRVIDTPISELGFSGIGVGSAMNGCRPIIEFMTFNFSLIAMDQIINNAAKIRYMSGGQWNIPIVFRGPTGSAGQLGATHSQSFESWYASCPGLKVVIPCNPYDAKGLLKSSIRDNNPVIFMESEQMYGDKMMIPDEEYIIPIGKADVKKEGTDISLVSFGKIMKIALNVASKLDKENISVEVIDLRTIRPLDYESILFSVKKTNRLLILEESWPFSSISSEISYFIQKNAFDYLDAPINRISLLDTPAPYASNLVKTWFPNEDKIINAIKTTLYLNV; this comes from the coding sequence ATGAAAACAAAGAGTTTCCGTGAAGTTATAGCAGAAGCTATGAGTGAAGAGATGAGAAGAGATGATCGTGTTTATTTAATGGGCGAAGAAGTGGCTCAATATGACGGAGCTTACAAAGCTTCTAAAGGAATGTTAAAAGAATTTGGTGCACAAAGAGTAATTGATACTCCTATCTCGGAATTAGGATTTTCTGGAATTGGGGTAGGATCTGCTATGAATGGATGTAGACCAATTATTGAGTTCATGACTTTTAACTTTTCTTTAATTGCCATGGATCAAATTATCAATAATGCAGCAAAAATACGTTATATGAGTGGAGGACAATGGAATATTCCCATTGTTTTTAGAGGCCCCACTGGTTCTGCTGGACAATTAGGTGCTACACATTCTCAATCTTTTGAAAGTTGGTATGCGAGTTGTCCTGGATTAAAAGTAGTTATTCCATGCAATCCTTATGATGCAAAAGGTCTTTTAAAATCTTCTATAAGAGATAATAATCCAGTAATTTTTATGGAATCTGAACAAATGTATGGAGATAAAATGATGATTCCAGATGAAGAATATATTATTCCTATAGGGAAAGCAGATGTAAAGAAAGAAGGAACGGACATCAGTTTAGTCTCTTTTGGAAAGATCATGAAAATAGCTTTAAATGTCGCATCTAAATTAGATAAAGAAAATATTAGTGTAGAGGTAATAGATCTCCGTACTATACGTCCATTAGATTATGAATCTATCCTATTTTCTGTAAAAAAAACTAATCGTTTACTAATTTTGGAAGAATCATGGCCTTTTTCATCTATTTCTTCTGAAATTTCATATTTTATACAAAAAAATGCATTTGATTATCTTGATGCTCCTATTAATAGAATATCTTTGTTAGATACTCCTGCTCCTTATGCTTCTAATTTAGTGAAAACTTGGTTTCCTAATGAAGATAAAATAATCAATGCGATAAAAACAACTCTTTATTTAAATGTGTAA
- the metF gene encoding methylenetetrahydrofolate reductase [NAD(P)H] has translation MKVIEHIDKAKKSLFSFEILPPLRGHDIKDIFSTLDPLMEFNPPFIDVTYHREEFIYVEKDNGLLQRKKISRRPGTVGICAAIMNKYGVDAVPHLICGGFSKQMTENALIDLNFLGIDNVLVLRGDPLKSEKSFIAQKDGHKHAVELVKQVKDLNIEKYHNKTFIEKKESTSFNFCIGVAGYPEKHLEAPNIESDLFFLKKKVEAGADYIVTQMFFDNNRFFSFVKKCRSEGISVPIIPGIKPISSKKQLNSLPSRFYLNIPNELVKEVEKAKNKKNVSHIGIEWAIHQSKELKNYGIEVIHYYTMDKPENIYKIVQAIY, from the coding sequence ATGAAAGTGATTGAGCATATAGATAAAGCAAAGAAAAGTTTATTTTCTTTTGAAATATTGCCACCTTTAAGAGGACATGATATTAAAGATATATTTTCTACTTTAGATCCATTAATGGAATTTAACCCCCCTTTTATTGATGTGACTTATCATAGAGAAGAATTTATTTATGTAGAAAAAGATAATGGTCTTTTACAGAGAAAAAAAATTTCAAGACGTCCAGGTACCGTAGGTATTTGTGCAGCTATTATGAATAAATACGGAGTAGATGCCGTTCCTCATCTAATTTGTGGTGGGTTCAGTAAACAAATGACGGAAAACGCTTTAATAGATCTAAATTTTCTAGGAATAGACAACGTTTTGGTTCTTAGAGGGGACCCATTAAAATCTGAAAAAAGTTTTATTGCTCAAAAAGATGGACATAAACATGCAGTAGAACTAGTGAAACAAGTTAAAGATTTAAATATAGAAAAATATCATAATAAAACGTTTATTGAGAAAAAAGAATCTACATCGTTTAATTTTTGTATTGGAGTCGCTGGATATCCTGAAAAGCATTTAGAAGCTCCAAATATAGAAAGTGATTTATTTTTTTTGAAAAAAAAAGTAGAAGCAGGAGCTGATTATATTGTAACTCAAATGTTTTTTGATAATAATAGATTTTTTTCTTTCGTAAAGAAATGCAGATCAGAAGGTATTTCAGTTCCTATTATTCCTGGTATTAAACCTATTTCTTCTAAAAAACAATTAAATAGTCTTCCATCTCGTTTTTATTTAAATATTCCTAATGAATTAGTCAAAGAAGTAGAAAAAGCAAAAAACAAAAAAAATGTATCTCATATTGGAATTGAATGGGCTATTCATCAATCTAAAGAATTAAAAAATTATGGGATAGAAGTCATTCATTATTATACCATGGATAAACCAGAAAATATTTATAAAATTGTTCAAGCTATTTATTGA
- the serS gene encoding serine--tRNA ligase, whose product MLQTSFIRKNKEKVLLGLEKRNFKKLHLINEILILDEKKKIIQNILNKILEKENLISKKVGHILSLCYDDYKIKYLKEKSFFLKKKRKNINIRLEKISQVLEKKLNQIPNIPDEKVKKNSEKNNILFQEGKIHCSIKDPLPHWELSKKFRLFDSNLGTKICGSGFTVYMGKGAKLQRSLIRYFLDQNIQASYTEYSLPYLINEKSGYSTGQIPDKENQMYFVEKDNFYLIPTGEIPIMNCYRDRILTDLDLPIKATTYTSCFRREAGSYGTKVRGLNRLHQFEKVEIIQITTPSLSSYSLETMILHVKNILKSLNLPFRLIRLNGPDLGFSSSITYDFEVYSIAQKKWLEVSSISNCTNFQSNRLHLKYKTPTGNIELCHTLNGSALALPRVIAVLLENNQTENRINIPKVLVPYTEFDHIK is encoded by the coding sequence ATGCTTCAAACCTCTTTTATACGAAAAAATAAAGAAAAAGTTTTATTGGGATTAGAAAAACGTAATTTCAAAAAATTACATTTGATAAATGAAATATTAATTTTAGACGAAAAAAAAAAAATAATTCAAAACATTCTCAATAAAATATTGGAAAAAGAAAATTTAATATCAAAAAAAGTAGGTCACATTTTAAGTTTATGTTATGATGATTATAAAATAAAATATTTAAAGGAAAAATCTTTTTTTCTAAAAAAAAAAAGAAAAAATATTAATATTCGATTAGAAAAAATTTCCCAAGTTTTAGAAAAAAAATTAAATCAAATCCCTAATATTCCTGATGAAAAAGTAAAAAAAAATTCTGAAAAAAATAATATTCTTTTTCAAGAAGGTAAAATTCATTGTTCTATTAAAGATCCTCTACCACATTGGGAATTATCTAAAAAATTTCGTTTATTCGATTCAAATTTAGGAACAAAAATCTGCGGTTCCGGTTTTACGGTTTATATGGGAAAAGGTGCAAAATTACAAAGAAGTTTAATTCGATATTTTTTAGATCAAAACATACAAGCTTCTTATACAGAATATAGTTTACCTTATCTTATTAATGAAAAATCTGGATATTCTACAGGACAAATTCCGGATAAAGAAAATCAAATGTATTTCGTAGAAAAAGATAATTTTTATTTAATTCCTACTGGAGAAATTCCTATTATGAATTGTTATAGAGATAGAATCCTAACAGATTTAGACCTTCCTATTAAAGCCACTACTTATACTTCTTGTTTTAGAAGAGAAGCTGGTTCTTATGGAACAAAAGTTAGAGGATTAAATAGATTACATCAATTTGAAAAAGTTGAAATTATTCAGATAACTACCCCCAGTTTATCTTCTTATTCTCTGGAAACAATGATTTTACATGTAAAAAATATTTTAAAATCTCTAAATCTTCCCTTTCGTCTTATTCGTTTAAATGGGCCAGATCTTGGATTTTCTTCTTCTATAACTTACGATTTTGAAGTTTATTCTATTGCACAAAAAAAATGGCTAGAAGTAAGTTCTATATCAAATTGTACGAATTTTCAATCTAATAGATTACATCTAAAATATAAAACTCCTACAGGCAACATAGAACTATGTCATACTCTTAATGGGAGTGCTTTAGCTTTACCACGAGTGATAGCTGTTTTATTAGAAAATAATCAAACTGAAAATAGAATTAATATTCCTAAAGTTTTGGTTCCTTATACAGAATTTGATCATATTAAGTAA
- the rsmA gene encoding 16S rRNA (adenine(1518)-N(6)/adenine(1519)-N(6))-dimethyltransferase RsmA gives MQMHKLFYKKKFDQHFLKDQNIAKKIVNYLSFKNYNTVVEVGPGLGILTQYLLANPSNHVFLIEIDKELISFLKRKFFIPKNQILHKNFLKWNPEEIKLKNFAIIGNFPYKISSQILFHILKYYQYIPECVGMFQKEVAKRITSYKGKKTYGILSVLVQTFYEVKYLFTVTEKVFFPIPNVQSAVISLKRKNEIIYCNQNMLFQCVKIAFNQRRKKLKNSLKFFNHIPNFHKIPFLNKRAEELSVKEFLKLTKEIEIRK, from the coding sequence ATGCAAATGCATAAACTTTTTTATAAAAAAAAATTTGACCAACACTTTTTAAAAGATCAAAATATAGCAAAAAAAATTGTAAATTATCTTTCTTTTAAAAATTACAACACAGTAGTAGAAGTAGGCCCAGGATTAGGTATCCTAACTCAATATTTATTAGCTAATCCATCCAATCATGTTTTTTTGATAGAAATTGATAAAGAATTGATTTCTTTTTTAAAAAGAAAATTTTTTATTCCTAAAAATCAAATTCTTCATAAAAATTTTTTAAAATGGAATCCTGAAGAAATAAAATTGAAAAATTTTGCAATTATAGGAAATTTTCCTTATAAAATTTCTTCTCAAATATTATTTCATATATTAAAATACTATCAATACATTCCAGAATGCGTTGGTATGTTTCAAAAAGAAGTAGCAAAACGGATCACATCTTATAAAGGGAAAAAAACTTATGGAATTTTATCAGTTTTAGTTCAAACATTTTATGAAGTAAAATATCTTTTCACTGTAACAGAAAAGGTATTTTTTCCTATTCCTAATGTACAATCAGCAGTGATCTCTTTAAAAAGAAAAAATGAAATTATTTATTGCAATCAAAATATGTTATTTCAATGCGTTAAAATTGCTTTTAATCAAAGAAGAAAAAAATTAAAAAATTCTTTAAAATTCTTCAACCATATTCCAAATTTTCACAAAATTCCATTTTTAAATAAAAGAGCAGAAGAATTATCTGTAAAAGAATTTCTTAAATTAACAAAAGAAATAGAAATTAGGAAATGA
- a CDS encoding bifunctional 5,10-methylenetetrahydrofolate dehydrogenase/5,10-methenyltetrahydrofolate cyclohydrolase, with product MTKLLDGNLLAKEIRNEISKIIKEKILNKNKRIPHLGIILIGNNSSSITYVNNKIKECKNIGIEYSLIHLSVNTLEKELLKEIKKMNQNPYVDGFIVQFPLEKHMNHDKIILSINPKKDVDGFHPENFGKMALDMKSFVPATALGILTLLKKYKIQISGKYTVIIGRSRIVGRPISILMSRKNDTGNSTVTLTHSKTINIEYYTKQADIIIVAVGIPGFLKGKMIKTGAIVIDVGIHKNEKKILGDVDFYSVYGKASYLTPVPGGIGPMTRVMLLKNTLMAALNNR from the coding sequence ATAACTAAATTATTAGATGGAAATCTGTTAGCTAAAGAAATCAGAAATGAAATATCAAAAATTATAAAAGAAAAAATATTAAACAAAAATAAGCGGATTCCTCATCTTGGAATTATTTTAATAGGAAATAATAGTTCTAGTATTACATATGTTAATAACAAAATTAAAGAGTGCAAAAATATTGGAATCGAATATTCTTTAATACATTTATCTGTAAATACTTTAGAAAAAGAATTATTGAAAGAAATAAAAAAAATGAATCAAAATCCATATGTAGATGGTTTTATTGTGCAATTTCCTCTAGAAAAACACATGAATCATGATAAAATTATTTTATCTATAAATCCTAAAAAAGATGTAGATGGATTTCATCCTGAAAATTTTGGAAAAATGGCTTTGGATATGAAATCTTTTGTTCCCGCTACTGCATTAGGAATATTAACTCTTTTGAAAAAATATAAAATTCAAATATCTGGAAAATATACTGTTATAATTGGGAGGAGTAGAATAGTTGGAAGACCAATTAGCATACTCATGAGTAGAAAAAATGATACTGGAAATAGTACTGTAACACTTACTCATAGTAAAACTATAAACATAGAATATTATACAAAACAAGCAGATATTATTATAGTAGCAGTAGGAATTCCTGGATTTCTTAAAGGAAAAATGATTAAAACAGGAGCCATTGTTATAGATGTAGGAATTCACAAAAATGAAAAAAAAATATTAGGAGATGTTGATTTTTATAGTGTTTATGGAAAGGCATCTTATTTGACTCCTGTTCCAGGAGGAATAGGACCTATGACTCGTGTTATGTTACTTAAAAATACTTTAATGGCAGCATTAAATAATAGATAA
- a CDS encoding 7-carboxy-7-deazaguanine synthase QueE gives MKEISYPIQESFYSIQGEGYYYGIAAYFIRFEGCNIKCNWCDTKESWNIKKKDFVPIHKIIANVNNHQVKTVIITGGEPTMWDLYPLIKKLKKKGYRIHIETSGSYPIKEKYVDWITISPKKIKLPLQENYKKINELKIVISDKNDFLFAEEQATYIEAANCFLFLQPEWNNIFSILPKIISYIKKNPKWRISLQIHKILNLP, from the coding sequence GTGAAAGAGATTAGTTATCCTATACAAGAATCATTTTATTCTATTCAAGGAGAAGGATATTATTATGGAATAGCTGCATACTTTATTCGTTTTGAAGGATGTAATATAAAATGTAATTGGTGCGACACAAAAGAAAGTTGGAATATAAAAAAAAAAGATTTCGTTCCAATTCATAAAATTATTGCTAATGTAAATAATCATCAAGTAAAAACTGTTATTATTACTGGAGGGGAACCTACAATGTGGGATTTATATCCTTTAATTAAAAAACTTAAAAAAAAAGGATATCGTATTCATATTGAAACTTCAGGTTCTTATCCTATAAAAGAAAAATATGTAGATTGGATTACAATTTCTCCTAAAAAAATAAAACTTCCTTTACAAGAAAATTATAAAAAAATTAATGAATTAAAAATTGTTATTTCGGATAAAAATGACTTCTTATTTGCGGAAGAACAAGCTACTTATATAGAAGCTGCTAATTGTTTCTTATTTCTACAACCAGAATGGAATAATATTTTTAGTATTCTTCCAAAAATTATTTCTTACATTAAAAAAAATCCTAAATGGAGAATATCTCTTCAAATTCATAAAATATTAAATCTACCTTAG
- the hisIE gene encoding bifunctional phosphoribosyl-AMP cyclohydrolase/phosphoribosyl-ATP diphosphatase HisIE, protein MINFKKGLIPTIVQDSKTDKVLMLGYMNQEAYKKSMDEKKVTFYSRSKKRLWTKGEISKNYLFIKDVLVDCDEDTLLIKAIPSGPICHKGTDTCWKEMNKKNFLFYLENIILDRIQKKKDNSYIYQLSKKGINRISQKLGEEAVELIIESKDNNKNLFLNESADLLFHYLILLKKKGFKIQDVINILEKRHSKY, encoded by the coding sequence ATGATAAATTTCAAAAAAGGTTTAATTCCCACAATTGTTCAAGATTCAAAAACAGATAAGGTATTAATGTTAGGTTATATGAATCAAGAAGCTTATAAAAAGAGTATGGATGAAAAAAAAGTGACTTTTTATAGCAGATCAAAAAAAAGATTATGGACTAAAGGAGAGATTAGTAAAAATTATCTTTTTATTAAAGATGTATTAGTAGATTGTGACGAAGATACATTATTAATAAAAGCAATACCATCAGGTCCTATTTGCCATAAAGGAACGGACACATGTTGGAAAGAAATGAATAAAAAGAATTTTCTATTTTATTTAGAAAATATAATATTGGATAGAATTCAAAAAAAAAAAGACAATTCTTATATATATCAATTATCAAAAAAAGGAATTAATAGAATATCCCAAAAATTAGGAGAAGAAGCAGTGGAACTTATCATTGAATCTAAAGATAATAATAAAAATTTATTTTTAAATGAATCTGCGGATTTACTTTTTCATTATCTCATTCTTTTGAAAAAAAAGGGATTTAAAATTCAAGATGTTATTAATATTTTGGAAAAAAGACATTCAAAATATTAA